Proteins co-encoded in one Kribbella qitaiheensis genomic window:
- the tyrS gene encoding tyrosine--tRNA ligase yields the protein MTDSGTASRTQVLDDLDSRGLIAHSTDPDVLRAAMAAGPITSYVGFDPTAPSLHMGNLLQLLTLRRLQLAGHNPIGLVGGATGLIGDPKESSERVLNPKDVVQQWVERVRSQVERFIDFDPSLPNPARMVNNYDWTKDLNTLDFLRDIGKHFPVNRMLGREVVKARLEQGISYTEFSYVLLQSLDYLELYRRHGCTLQTGGSDQWGNLTAGVELIRRTEGGKAHALATPLVTKADGTKFGKTESGSVWLDRELTSPYAFYQFWFNTDDRDVMQLVRFYTFRTAEEIAALEEATAERPHAREAQRVLAEDVTTLVHGEDETRRVQEASKALFGQGELAALNGETLVAALREAPHVELAAGEPMPTYGDLLVKAGLVASKSAARRTVAEGGGYLNNVKVSDAEYVPGSDDLLPGGALVLRRGKRSFAGVLASAAGS from the coding sequence GTGACCGACAGCGGGACCGCAAGCCGCACGCAGGTACTCGACGACCTGGACAGCCGCGGCCTGATCGCGCACTCGACCGATCCCGACGTACTGCGGGCCGCTATGGCGGCCGGGCCGATCACCTCCTATGTGGGCTTCGACCCGACTGCGCCCAGCCTGCACATGGGCAACCTGCTCCAGCTGTTGACGCTGCGGCGGCTGCAGTTGGCCGGTCACAACCCGATCGGTCTGGTCGGTGGAGCCACCGGTCTGATCGGTGACCCCAAGGAATCCTCCGAGCGGGTGCTGAACCCCAAGGACGTCGTCCAGCAGTGGGTGGAGCGGGTCCGTAGCCAGGTGGAGCGGTTCATCGACTTCGATCCGTCGCTGCCGAACCCGGCGCGGATGGTGAACAACTACGACTGGACCAAGGACCTCAACACGCTCGACTTCCTCCGGGACATCGGCAAGCACTTCCCCGTGAACCGGATGCTTGGCCGTGAGGTCGTGAAGGCCCGACTCGAGCAGGGGATCAGCTACACCGAGTTCAGCTATGTGCTGCTGCAGTCGCTGGACTACCTGGAGCTCTACCGCCGGCACGGCTGCACACTGCAGACCGGTGGAAGCGACCAGTGGGGCAACCTGACCGCCGGCGTCGAGCTGATCCGGCGTACGGAAGGCGGCAAGGCGCACGCGCTGGCCACGCCACTGGTGACGAAGGCAGACGGGACCAAGTTCGGAAAGACCGAGTCGGGGTCTGTCTGGCTCGACCGCGAGCTGACTTCGCCGTACGCGTTCTACCAGTTCTGGTTCAACACCGACGACCGCGACGTGATGCAGCTGGTGCGCTTCTACACGTTCCGTACCGCGGAGGAGATCGCCGCGCTGGAAGAGGCGACCGCAGAGCGACCACATGCGCGTGAGGCTCAGCGGGTGCTCGCCGAGGACGTCACGACCCTTGTGCACGGCGAGGACGAGACCCGCCGGGTGCAAGAAGCCTCGAAGGCACTGTTCGGGCAGGGCGAGCTCGCTGCGCTGAACGGCGAAACGCTGGTAGCCGCACTGCGGGAAGCACCGCATGTAGAGCTTGCTGCGGGCGAGCCAATGCCAACGTACGGCGACCTGTTGGTGAAGGCCGGCCTGGTGGCCAGCAAGTCCGCTGCGCGGCGGACTGTCGCGGAGGGCGGGGGATACCTCAACAACGTGAAGGTCAGCGATGCCGAGTACGTGCCTGGCAGTGACGACCTGCTTCCGGGTGGCGCGCTGGTACTGCGGCGCGGAAAGCGTTCCTTTGCAGGGGTCCTGGCCTCTGCCGCAGGAAGCTGA
- a CDS encoding App1 family protein, giving the protein MARQHYSSRLEDWFNTGVQAILRRRGWRERIIPHVGYGNQEYVRVLARVVLSRDPRNQPRYDEDQVVRGWKVFVTAPATGVQVAVTVAGESFEATTDRGGFIDMSLPVVLPPGSHEISLGVHGERQARAQVVVPDPDATFGLVSDIDDTVMLTMLPRPLIAAWNTFVRDEQARRVVPGMAEMYRELLADHPGAPIFYLSTGAWNTAPTLTKFLARHGFPAGPMLMTDWGPTNTGWFRSGQEHKRTALRRLASEFPNVRWVLVGDDGQHDPQLYGDFAQTHSDHVRAIGIRQLTPAEQVLSHGLPVPNQDPGAHDPHRPTAATVHGPDGHALVAQLRAVLSRPEAT; this is encoded by the coding sequence ATGGCCCGACAGCACTACTCCTCCCGCCTGGAGGACTGGTTCAACACCGGCGTGCAGGCGATCCTGCGGCGCCGCGGCTGGCGGGAACGGATCATCCCGCATGTCGGCTACGGCAATCAGGAGTACGTGCGGGTGCTGGCCCGCGTCGTGCTCAGTCGCGACCCGCGCAACCAGCCCCGGTACGACGAGGACCAGGTGGTCCGCGGCTGGAAGGTGTTCGTCACCGCACCGGCGACCGGAGTACAGGTGGCGGTCACGGTGGCCGGCGAGAGCTTCGAGGCCACCACCGACCGCGGCGGCTTCATCGACATGTCCCTCCCGGTCGTCCTGCCGCCCGGCTCGCACGAGATCAGTCTCGGGGTGCATGGTGAGCGGCAGGCCCGGGCTCAGGTCGTCGTACCGGATCCGGACGCGACGTTCGGGCTGGTGAGCGACATCGACGACACGGTGATGCTGACGATGCTGCCGCGTCCCCTGATCGCCGCCTGGAACACCTTCGTTCGTGATGAGCAGGCGCGACGCGTAGTACCGGGCATGGCCGAGATGTACCGCGAACTGCTGGCGGACCACCCCGGTGCGCCGATTTTCTACCTCTCGACCGGGGCCTGGAACACGGCTCCCACGCTGACCAAGTTCCTCGCTCGGCACGGTTTTCCGGCCGGGCCGATGCTGATGACTGACTGGGGACCCACCAACACCGGCTGGTTCCGCAGCGGTCAGGAGCACAAGCGCACCGCCCTACGGCGGCTGGCCTCGGAGTTCCCGAACGTCCGGTGGGTCCTGGTCGGCGACGACGGGCAGCACGACCCACAGCTGTACGGCGACTTCGCGCAGACGCACTCGGACCACGTCAGGGCGATCGGTATCCGCCAGCTGACTCCTGCCGAGCAGGTGCTGTCCCACGGTCTCCCCGTGCCGAACCAGGACCCGGGTGCCCACGACCCACACCGCCCGACGGCCGCCACAGTGCACGGCCCCGACGGCCACGCCCTGGTGGCGCAACTACGCGCAGTCCTGTCCCGCCCGGAAGCTACCTGA
- a CDS encoding LLM class flavin-dependent oxidoreductase translates to MTQTSAAIGMCFPRTFPAALVTDVARRLEAGGADELWVIEDCFYTSGPSLVAAALSVTERLTVGLGIVPAVVRAAAVTAMEFATLDALGPGRFLPGIGHGVQEWMGQMGVRPKSPLTALDEVTDAVNRLLAGEEVTVDGQYVHLDKVKLDAPPATAPPILLGVRGPKSMALAGRVAGGVVLAEPASPSYVRAAIEQAGAPEGFVIAAFSAFCVRADRKTAYEWTAPWLAGLIAEKNPALAALPFYDDLLKRFEEQGVAGLVTMPTDWWTELGPIGTLDDAAAHLDALNAAGVHHIGLFPDPEVEHGLPQLDYVLELANR, encoded by the coding sequence ATGACACAGACCTCTGCTGCGATCGGAATGTGCTTCCCGCGGACCTTTCCCGCTGCCCTGGTGACGGATGTCGCCCGGCGGCTGGAAGCGGGTGGCGCGGACGAACTCTGGGTGATCGAGGACTGCTTCTACACCTCCGGCCCGTCGCTGGTGGCGGCCGCGCTGAGTGTGACGGAGCGGCTGACCGTCGGTCTGGGCATCGTGCCCGCGGTGGTGCGGGCGGCCGCCGTCACGGCGATGGAGTTCGCGACCCTGGACGCGCTCGGGCCGGGGCGGTTCCTGCCCGGCATCGGCCACGGCGTGCAGGAGTGGATGGGCCAGATGGGTGTTCGGCCGAAGTCGCCGCTGACCGCCCTGGACGAGGTGACCGACGCCGTCAACCGGCTGCTCGCGGGCGAGGAGGTGACTGTCGACGGCCAGTACGTGCACCTCGACAAGGTGAAGCTCGACGCGCCGCCGGCTACCGCTCCCCCGATTCTGCTGGGTGTCCGCGGCCCGAAGTCGATGGCGCTCGCCGGTCGCGTCGCGGGCGGTGTGGTGCTCGCCGAGCCCGCTAGCCCGTCGTACGTGCGGGCCGCGATCGAGCAAGCCGGTGCGCCGGAAGGCTTCGTGATCGCCGCGTTCTCCGCGTTCTGCGTGCGCGCCGACCGCAAGACGGCGTACGAATGGACCGCCCCATGGCTCGCCGGCCTGATCGCCGAGAAGAACCCGGCGCTGGCCGCACTCCCGTTCTACGACGACCTGCTGAAGAGGTTCGAGGAGCAGGGCGTGGCCGGCCTCGTCACGATGCCGACCGACTGGTGGACCGAGCTCGGCCCGATCGGCACCCTCGACGACGCCGCCGCCCACCTCGACGCCCTGAACGCGGCCGGCGTCCACCACATCGGGCTCTTCCCCGACCCCGAGGTCGAGCACGGTCTCCCCCAGCTCGACTACGTCCTGGAGCTCGCCAACCGGTGA